The DNA region ggggacacgggttcgagccctggtccgggaagatcccacatgccgcggagcaactaagcctgtgagccacaactactgagcctgcactctagaccccacgagccacaactactgaagcccatgtgcctagagcccgcgcaccgcaacgaagagtagcccctgctcaccgcagctagagaaagcctgcgtgcagcaacgaagacccaacgcagccaaaaataaataaaataaatacatttattaaaaaaagtacCAAAGCAGCAACAGTAACTGTACTCAGTACTAATTAGTGTAGCATAAGAACACATACAGCTTGCTGCTAGCAATCTGAATCTTAGCAAAATGTTGCTTTTGCTGTCAGACAGATCAAAACACAGGAAAAGGGTTATGCCCCTTGTTCAGTGAAGTTGTCTCTGAGGACTGTTTAACATTGCAAACTGCCCTTCTGCCTTGGACCTCCTCGACCTCTTCtcactttattttcctttggaaCACTTGCTGCCATCTCAAATACtatgcattttactttttttgtgtatTGACTGATCTCCTCCCCTTAACAGGAAATAAGCTTATTGCAGGCTCACTGTCTGCTCTGTCCTTCAtggctagaacagtgcctggcacatggaggtactcaatacatatttCTGGAATAAATGATTCAATCTTAATTGCTGTGAAATCGTACATTAAAGGGCTCTTTGCCAAGAACAATGCAGAAATCATCAGTGAATCTGACTGCAAAATGTGCAGAGTTCTGTGAACAAAGAGCTACACGATCCTCCAAAGAAACTTGTCTGAATTACTTTGCACAGGCAGGCAGTGTGAATGTTTGCGCACGTGAGGCCTTCTCTGTGGTACGAGTTGGGGATGGATGATGTATGGGTGTGGGTGAAAGGACAGTCCTGTCCTGGGGTCTTTTGACCCACTTACTCTTTCTTGGCCCTGTTCTGAAATGGTTGTGATGAGGCGCAGGGCATGCCTCAGAATcttgaaagaaaagcaaaggaatttTATAGCCTGTCTTTTGCTAATGGATCAATAATTGTCAACAGTACACTCGGCCTCCTGTTTTCTCACAGGGCTTGCTGAAAGAGTTTGACCACCATTTGCTGTCAGCCGCTGAAGCCTGCAAGCTGGCAGCTGCCTTCAGTCCCTACACGCCTCTCTTCGTGCTCACGGCTATGGTAAACAGTGCAGCCCTCACTGCTCCTCTCTCCAGTGACACATGTAACTGGTGGGAGAGAAGGGTCTAACcttaaaataggctttgtgtgtATCATTAGGTAATTGTGATCAGACCTCACATATGTAAAGGTTTTATCAGTCAGAGTAGTGACATCCTGGTGGGAGCTAAGTTAATACAGCTGGAGGATTGGATGTTCTCTGCTCTAGAACAATGGTTCCCAAGCATGTCAGAATCACCTAAAAGCCCtttcaaaatacatattcttGGGCTCTACCCTAAATCCACTAAATGTAAATCCCTGGGGTTTGTACCCAGAAACCTTTCCTTATGAAATACTGCCCAGGTGATTCAAATGCACTGAGGGGTTTGGAAGCCACTAATCTATTGTTTCGACTATTATTAAACAAATGATGTGTTTGTGTATAGCAAAATTATTATGTCCACATTCCACGTATAGACTCTGTTTGCTAAAACTAACAATAGCAACAATAACAAATTTATCGTCTTTGATCAAGAAGTATCAGGGCTACAGTAGGATGGTACCTGGTAGTTTCTGTATTTTTCCATggcacatgtttatttttttataatatttctaaTGACTGTGCTCCAGGGATGAAAAGTTTTCCTTGATTCACCTCCACTTTCCAATTCAGTGTCTGATTTTGTATTTGGTATTTTCCTCAGAATATTCGCGGCACATGCCTGTTGTCATATAGTAGTTCCAGTGACTGTCCTCCAGGAATGAAAAGTTCATATCTGTGTGAAGCCAAAGAGGCCTTTGAAATTGGCCTCCTTACCAAGAAATGTGATGAACCAGTTACTGGAAAACAGGAGCTCCATAGTTTTCTCAAAGCTGCTTTCGGTCTCACCACGGTGCACCAGAGGCTCTATGGGGAGATGGACACGGTCCACACAGCAAGTCAGCTCTGTAGTGAAGCTATGGGAAAGCTGTATACTTTCAGTACTTCCTCCAGAAGTCAGGAGAGAGAAGCTGTCTCTCAGGAAATCATGTCTTGTATCACCAGGGTGAAGGAACAGTTACAAGTTCAAAGCTTCTCAAATTTAGATGACAAGTCTTATGTTCCAGAGGGTTTCAAGTGTGGGTTGGAGAAACCCATCTTGCATGGGCAAGTGGATTTCCAAAAAATTCTTGAAACCTATTCACAGCACCACACTTCAGTGTGTGAAATATTTGAAAGCACTTgtggaaacaacaaaaataaacagaaaggtaCAAAAACAGGAGTCTGTATCACTGatctaaaaacagaaacaaaaaacatagatACTGTGAGTACTACTGAGGACAAGCCACGTTTTGAAAAAGGCATGGTAATATCTTCCTGCCAAATGGCTAAGAATGGTTGGGAGAAACTCAGGAGGGTAGGAAGGAGAAACTGGGCCAGTTCTGATGCATTTCGAGTCTCCatggatgaagatgtggagaCTGAGGCTGAGTCAACAGACCATGGCAGTGGTGGGGGAGCTGTTTTGAACAAGTCTCTGAGCGACAGCCAGAGCTCCAGTTCTTGGAGCAAGTTATCAGGGTGTAGTTCTTCTacaagctgggaggaagtgaatTACCATGTTGGTGATATGTCAGCCAGAAGAGAGCCTAGCAAGGAAGAACATCATGTGGACACTCAGTGTTCCACTGCCCTTGCAGAAGAACTGGAGATGGATGTGGGAAGCAGAGCTGTACATCCACTGTCTTCAGAGCTTCATGGTCTCTCTCTCAGGGATGACAGTTTAGAGTCTTCTCAAAGTCAACTACACAAGCCCATGCCCTTGACAACTTTTCCTGCTTATAACACAACAGGCACTTTGTTGGCCTCAGGTGCAGGACTGTTAAAAGGAGCTCCAGAAGGTATGTGGGAAGCCGGAAATGTGGGGTCCAGAAATACTTCTGCTCATTCCAGACCCTCATTTGGTTCTGCTTCTTGGCCTTCTGATTCTAGTTGGCCCAAGAACATGGCCACATATCcttcgatccaagaagaagaaacctTTGAAATAATTGATAAGTTTCCAGAAATCAACTGTAATGCCAAAGACAGGcatgaagaagagaagagagaagaaatcaaaggagacaCAGGTCCCACATTTAAAGATAGCCCCTGCTGGGTTGACCCAGAAGAAGAAACAGCAGAGAGAGCAGAAGATATGCCCGTAGACTTCCACATAGTTGTGGACGAGCCTCTGGGCAAAAGTTCCATGATAGCATGTAGCACTTTTACTCCTCATTGGCTTGTTCAAAATCCTGACTCAGGGAAAAGTGGTGGCTCAGTCAAAGAGCAGGGTGTTGACCCTGATGCCTCCACAGTGGATGAGGAGAGCCAGCTGCTGGACAGCACAGATGTTCACGCCACAAGCACACATGGCTCTCACAGACCATGTGCTCTGAGGCAACTGCGTGGTCAGGGAGCCCAGATCCCCAATTCCTCGGTAAGTGGTAACACTTCCATCCCTGTCCTCAGCGAGGACTGCACTACCACAGAGGAAGCAAATGAACCTGGAAACCTGCTAAACTGCAGCCAGAGCTCCAGCTCGTCCTTGGCATGGTGGTTGGAATCACCCGCAATTTCCAGTGGTTCTTCTGAGGGAGAAAACCCATGGTCCTTTCTGAATTCCAGTGGAAGTTCTTTTGTTTCATTGCCAGGAATGACAACGCAAAAGATCCTTAAGGCTCGCACCCTGCAGCCTGATGACTTTGAAAAACTCTTGGCAGGGGTGAGGCATGATTGGCTGTTCCAGAGACTGGAGAATACAGGAGTTTTTAAGTCCAGGCAACTCCATGGAGCACATAGTAAGTACAGCCTTTCAGGAAGCATCTCTGCATGTTCAGGGCCCTCTGGAGCTCTTGTTATGTAGATCACTTAAAGCTCATGAAAGATATCGACCCCTGTTATGCTTTGTGAATATATAGAAACGTGTAGTTCAGGGACCTTCTTCCCTGCTATAAAGACACACAAGGCAGTAAGGGAGAATCTTACAGGACTCGGGAGCAGTCATCAGTCAGGGCTTAAGACAGCTCTGGATGCCATATACACTCTGCATTTGTCTCCTCCACTGATTCTCATTACCAACCagctgatttttctctatttttcccaTTCAAATCCTAGGGAGATGGGGTTTGACCTAGTTACACATCATCCTTCTAGTGGGCAGAGATTTTCACACCTGTCCTAAGTGGTTTCTTGCCAGTCAATGGATTGATCAGGTACAATTAGCAACTGCTTCCTGCTTAAGGAACAGCGCAAGGTCTCTTCCCCTAGCAGGAAACCTCGGCTGGGCCCACCCAGCCATCAGCATGTCCAAAACAGCTTAGAAGTGGTAGAGAAGCTGGGATGAAGACAAAAGAAGGTTCTTCTCTTAGCCCAGAGGATCACATTGTAATGCCCTCCAAGGTACTGAAGAATtatttgaatgagaaaaaaaaaaaactattgtaaAATGCATTTCAGAGGAAACAAACTACGTAGATTGCTGAGCACTGGATACTAAAGTAGTAGTTCTCAACACTGGTATCGCATGAGAATCTCccaagaggctttttttttttttttttttttttttaaggctgccttgggtcttcattgctgcatgcgggctttctctagttgtggcgcaagagggctactcttcattgtggtgcacaggcttctcattgtggtggcttctcttgttgtggagcacgggctgtagaggtgcagacttcagtagttgtcgcgggcttagttgctctgcagcatgtgggatcttcccagaccacggctcgaacccgtgtcccctgcattggcagccggattcttaaccactgcaccaccagggaagtcctgagaatcTCCCAAGAGGCTTTTTAGCTTTTTTAAACTTCCAGTGCCTCACCCCAAAGATTCCAGTCTAATGGGTCTGTGACATGATCCAGGCATCCTTATTTTTTAAGAGCTCCCCAGTGACTTTGTGTAAAGCCAATGTAAAGAACTTCTGTTTCAAAGTATTTCAGTGTTTTGCCTGCCACCTTGAAGTCAGACTAAAAGATCAGGTTGTTGCCAAAAGAAGCAAAATTTTCTAATAATAGGGTTTCCCTGCTTACTGTGAGATTCTGCAATTTCAAAATCACATTTCTGAGAGTTAGGTAGCTGCCTGCCTTATTGTTTTGTCTGTGTGCCAATTTATGGGTGAAAAAACACATTGGAGGAAGCAAGGCCCAAAGTTGAAAAAACTGAACAAGTTATGCATTCTCTCCTTGCTTCTTCCCTCAGTTCACTGCCCtttctatgtgtgtgtgcaaGCAGCTCACCTTCCATTTCCTTCCCCAGCTTCTCTGATTGAGTCACCCAACCGCGATCACCATCTCCCCCAATCCTGTCATCTCCCTTCCCGATCCCAGACCTTTGAGTTTATCTCACTTTAAGTATTTTCTCTCCCGAGTCTCCTGATCATTTACCCTTTATCACAACCTAGACACTGGAAGTCTTTGTTCACTTCACTTTAACTTGGATCCCAAAATGTTGCATTTCTTCCTTAGGGTTCATGTTGGTCTTCCCCCTTAAAGAGATGTTTTCTTGCTAGCATTGGTCTTCCTTTCTTTAAGGTGGAAACAACCCTTACTTTTTCctcttatcttttcctttttcagttgaGTTTGCATCTTTGTACAGTAGCTATATTTTCTCAGTAGTTCCTGGACTTTCCCAACTTAAACAAAATATGTAAGAGAAAACTAGCATGCACTTTCATATGCAATCTAGGATTCCTGGAGTTGCCAGGAGCCTTTGGGGTAGAATTATTCAATTTATTTCTATCTGCATGATCTGGCATAGGTAGCAGCTTCTATTATTTGAGGTCCCCAGATAATTAGAAGAAGACACACACACGTATCACTTGTTCCAAGATGGTCTCTgggattttgctgtttaaaaagcccttttgggcttccctggtggcgcagtggttgagggtccacctgccaatgcaggggacacgggttcgtgccccagtccgggaggatcccacatgccactgagcggctgggcccgtgagccatggccgctgggcctgcgcatccggagcctgtgctccgcaacgggagaggccacaacagtgagaggcctgcgtaccgcaaaaaaaaaaaaaaaaagcccttttattttccattactttCATACAGAAGCTCTGACCTTAATACGTTGCTATCACAAACAAGATTTTGTGAACCAAAGGCtatttttcattgtaatttcTCAGGCTTTACCTTTTTATCGTACTTCACTAACTTTTTAGTAATAGTCATAGAAGAGGATAAAGTTTGAGAAAGTATATTAAAAAGTTGAATATTTCAAATGAGCTGAACTGGGACCTGTGTTACCTCACTTTTATCCATGAATTGTAAgatctttttgaaaaatattcatcTTATCTTTTTTTCAAGGTGCTCTTTTGTTAAAATATTCCAAGAAATCTGAACTGTGGACAGCCCAGGAAACTGTTGTCTATTTGGGGGACTACCTGAATGTGAAGAAGAAAGGCAGACAAAGGAATGCATTTTGGGTACATCATCTTCATCAAGAAGAAACTCTGGGGAGGTATTGCTTAAAAGCACCTATATCACTAACGTAAAAAGGGCCAATTTTTCCCTTCTGTTAAGTAATTGTTTATGAGACTTTGAAAGGGCTGAAAAACTGGCTAAAATGTATGTTTTCAGAATTCAactcctttttcctcctcctcattaGTTAGCTAAAAACAGTTATCATATATGGAGGACCCACATTATGTCAGCCATTGGGCTGGATGTTTTATATACATGATTTCAAACACATTAGGGAACATTAAaccccattgtacagataagaaaaatagTGTTCCGAGCTATATGACAGGCCACAGAGTCTTAAACACTGTCACTAAAAATGCTGGCAAGAAAGGCTAAACTATGCAAGCCATACTTCTAAGTAAATGGGTGAGCctgcaaaaaaaaatcagaaaaatcctCTAAGGCCAGGGTTGAAGCATATCCAGGGATATAAGTGAATACTGAATCCTTAAGACACCTTCCACAGAAGTtttgggcaggggagggatgaGAGAGCAGCTAGTGACACAAGTTACACATGGAAGGGGATGAGTTTAGAGaccatggatatatatatatatcccccccCCCAGATGGAGTATAGttcctttacaatattgtgttagtttctactgtacagcaaagtgaatcagctatacgtatacatatatcccctcttttttggatttccttctcactTAGGTCACTACagggcactgagtagagttccctatgctgtaccgtaggttctcattagttgtctattttatacatagtatcaatagtgtatatatgtcaatcccaatctcccaactcatcccaccgcCCCCCCTTGCTATCCGTTTGTTTGTTCTCtgcgtctgtgtctctatttctgctttgtaaataagatcgtctataccaattttttcagattccgcatatatgcattaatatacgatatttgtttttctctttctgacttccttcattccatatgacagtctctaggcccatccatagAGACCACCGATATAAAGCAGGGACGCAGGAATGGCTACATGCTCAAAAATAGGTTATTTAAAGAAATGCCACCCCCACTGAGGCAAATAACCtggaaagtttttttgtttggccTTAGTTCTTGATGACAACTTTAAGCAAAAACTCACCTGAAAATTAGTGATGACAGGTGGTACTCATTGGGTTTAAGGCCTAATTTTATACCATGTGTGTATTTTAAAGGACCTATAGGCAAGACTTTTAATTTAATGTAGACCTTGATCTTTAGCCAAGTccaaaaaatgtaagaaataaataggaagagaaaaaaagagagaaattgggTGACTCTTAAATAGTAGAAATACATTTCTTGAAAAGGTtgttgatgataataataataatagtaaacatGTACATTTCTTACTACTTCCCAAACCCTGTTTTAAGTCATTGATATACTAATTTAATTAATCTTCAAAACAccctattattatccccatcttacagatgagggaactgagacacagagatgtTAAGAAACCTGCACCAATTCACACGTCAAAGTGATGAAGCCAGGTGTTACGGGTATAATTGTGTCCCTCCAACCCCAGATTCAAGTTGACGTTATAACCCCAAGTACCTCAGactgtgatcttatttggaaatggagtcattgcagatgtaattagttaagatgagttCATACTGGAGTAAGATAGGCCCATCATCCactatgactggtatccttataaaaagaggaaatttggagatagacacacacagggagaatgcatGTGAAAATTGTAGTTACACTGCCACCAAGCAGGAACTATCAgaagcaaggagagaggcctggaaaagaTCCTTCCCTAatgccttcagagggagcatggctctgttgacaccttgatcttagacttacagactctagaactgtgagaaaaatcagtttctgttgtttaagccacccacgttgtggcactttgttacagcagtcctaaGCAGCTAATATACCAGGATACATGATAGGAGGATCTGAGATGGGAAATAgagaagaagagacagggaagatGGAGTGAAAGGGTCTAACATACATCTGACCAGAAAAAGATAACAGAGCAAATAGAAAAGAATTACTATTTTAATAGATGATTTCTGACAATTTTCCAGAACTGCCAAAATATACTAATCTTCAAATACAGCAATCACAATGAATCCCAAGTAGGATAAAAAGTGTTGTGCACATAATGGAAAACAAGTATTTGTACAGATGAAGTAATTATAAAAGGAAAGGGTAGAGGAAATCTTCAGATTGATTAGTTGACCTAATATAAGGTCATGCTGCAGGGAGTGAAAGATCTGCTTCCAGAGTCCATGCACTTTCCAGTACCCATGCTGGCTCCCTTGACTTACCAAAGAAGTCTGGTGAACTGCTACACTAAGTGGACACTTTCTCTTTAAAATCAGTATCATCTGGGGTCAATGTATTAGGATTCTCCAGAAACACAAAACCAGTGAGGTatatgagtgtgcatgtgtgtgtgtgtgtgtgtatatatacatatatatatatatatacacacatatatatacatatatatataaagatttatttttaggaATTGACTCCCATAATTATGGAGGCTAGCAAGTCTCAGCATCTATAATTGGCAAGCTGGAGATCCAAGAGAGCTGATGATATTTAGTTCCAGTCCAAAGGCCAGCAGGCTTGAGACCCAAGAGGAGATGATGTTTCAGTTCAAGTCCCAGAGCAGGAAAAGATCAGTGTCCCAGCTCAGAAGCAGTCAGGCAAGAATTCTCTGTTACTTGAAAGAAGGTCAGCCTTCTGTTCCATTTGTCCCTTCAactggatgaggcccactcacattagggagggcaacctactttactcagtctattgatttaaatgttaaactcatccaaaaacaccctcacagaaacacccagaataatgtttgaccaaatatttggGCACCCTGTGGACAaatcaagttgacacatagaCTTAACCATCAATCAGCTAGTATGAATTATGTTCCACTGTTCAAGTGGCTCTTACAAAATTATTTGAGTCATGAGATAAGATAACATTAACAATCTAAGGCGGAGAAAGAGTAACATCTTTCAAGCATTTTTGGATATCTCTCTTGATCTCTTCTTTCTTACTGTATAGTAGGATCACTTTGCATTTCTTTGTGTGGTTTTCTCCATTCACAGATATGTTGGGAAAGAATATAAGGAGCAGAAGGGGCTCTGGCACCACTTCACTGATGTGGAGAGGCAGATGACTGCACAGCACTATGTGACAGAATTTAACAAGAGACTTTATGAACAAAATATCCATACACAGATATTCTACATACCATCCTCAATACTACTGGTAAGATTAAAGAAATCAAGAGTTTGATTAAGCAGGACTGTAAGTATATATTAGTTTAGATTTCTATTGCCAACCTACCATTCATCTACCACCACGATCATTCTGGTAAAATTCAATAAACTCAGTTACCAGCTTCCTTCATCTACTTCATCTGCTTCAACGACTTGTAAGATATGTAATAAATATGACCCTCTGTACCCTGATGCATCATTTGGATCCTTCAAGTCACATTTGAAGATCTGTTGATCCTGGTACCTGGTCCCTCATGGTCGAGTTAGCATTTTTAGTATACTTTTCCTTTGTGTTGTCTTTGTActtttagagagagagaggggacccTAAAGATCATATCTAATACAAATTATTCCCTCAACATGATGCATAAATCCTGTTCATATTCATTGACCCCCACCCCTTGCAATCAAGTGATAACTAAGCCATAGCTTAAACACcttcagtaagaaaaaaataattattgtttttttttactttaaataattcCAGTTGTTAGGAAGTTGGCCCAGATCTGTCATCTTCTAATTTCTACCAGGATTGTAGCTCTTCCCTCTGGGACCATTGAGACCAATCCCTCTTCACTATGATATCTGTTTAAATATGCAAAGGCACCCATCCCCACTGACATTTCTCTTCTTTGGATTAAGAATACCCTGCTTCCCCAAAGATGCTGGATCTTAGCACATTTACAccctaaagaatttttttttttactttggccAGAGATATTTTAGACCcatattttattacttatttaataaTAGCTATTATCTATTTTGCAATTTCTTTATGTGAAGCACTATGCTGGGCATTTAACAAACAAACATTAACCTTTGAAACAAAATAGATCTACAGTCTACAAAATAGATCACATTGCACAAAAATGTTTGAGCTGATATTCCAACCCAGAGTCACAGTGCATGATCTAGCTACATGCCCTGGCAAGCCAGCCCCCTAGGATAGGTCACTTCATGGACTAATTTTTACTTGcactttttaataaaagaataataaaaattctgGGTTCCATTATATGCCACATACatgttaagcactttacatgcatggtctcatataatccttttaatggtCTTATAGCTATTATTACACccactttacaaataagga from Mesoplodon densirostris isolate mMesDen1 chromosome 1, mMesDen1 primary haplotype, whole genome shotgun sequence includes:
- the ALPK1 gene encoding alpha-protein kinase 1 isoform X1; amino-acid sequence: MNNQKAVAVLLQECKQVLDQLLLEASDVLEEDKREDQRCRASLPSKLRTLIQEAKEMKWPFVPEKWQYKQAVSPEDKTNLQDVIGAGLEQLLASLKASILARECATAAAIVFLSDRFLYGLDVSGELLQVAQGLHKLQPATPIAPQVVIRQARISVHSGKLLKAEYILSSLISNNGATGTWLYRNENDKVLVQSVCIQIRGQILQKLGMWYEAAELIWVSIIGYLTLPQPDKKGISTSLGILADIFVSMSRKDYEKFKSNPEINLGLLKEFDHHLLSAAEACKLAAAFSPYTPLFVLTAMNIRGTCLLSYSSSSDCPPGMKSSYLCEAKEAFEIGLLTKKCDEPVTGKQELHSFLKAAFGLTTVHQRLYGEMDTVHTASQLCSEAMGKLYTFSTSSRSQEREAVSQEIMSCITRVKEQLQVQSFSNLDDKSYVPEGFKCGLEKPILHGQVDFQKILETYSQHHTSVCEIFESTCGNNKNKQKGTKTGVCITDLKTETKNIDTVSTTEDKPRFEKGMVISSCQMAKNGWEKLRRVGRRNWASSDAFRVSMDEDVETEAESTDHGSGGGAVLNKSLSDSQSSSSWSKLSGCSSSTSWEEVNYHVGDMSARREPSKEEHHVDTQCSTALAEELEMDVGSRAVHPLSSELHGLSLRDDSLESSQSQLHKPMPLTTFPAYNTTGTLLASGAGLLKGAPEGMWEAGNVGSRNTSAHSRPSFGSASWPSDSSWPKNMATYPSIQEEETFEIIDKFPEINCNAKDRHEEEKREEIKGDTGPTFKDSPCWVDPEEETAERAEDMPVDFHIVVDEPLGKSSMIACSTFTPHWLVQNPDSGKSGGSVKEQGVDPDASTVDEESQLLDSTDVHATSTHGSHRPCALRQLRGQGAQIPNSSVSGNTSIPVLSEDCTTTEEANEPGNLLNCSQSSSSSLAWWLESPAISSGSSEGENPWSFLNSSGSSFVSLPGMTTQKILKARTLQPDDFEKLLAGVRHDWLFQRLENTGVFKSRQLHGAHSALLLKYSKKSELWTAQETVVYLGDYLNVKKKGRQRNAFWVHHLHQEETLGRYVGKEYKEQKGLWHHFTDVERQMTAQHYVTEFNKRLYEQNIHTQIFYIPSSILLILEGKTIKGCVSVEPYILGEFVKLSNNTKVVKTEYKATEYGLAYGHFSYEFSNHRDVVVDLQGWVTGNGKGLIYLTDPQIHSVDQKDVTTNFGKRGIFYFFNNQHVECNEICHRLSLTRPSIEKPNNS
- the ALPK1 gene encoding alpha-protein kinase 1 isoform X3 — translated: MWYEAAELIWVSIIGYLTLPQPDKKGISTSLGILADIFVSMSRKDYEKFKSNPEINLGLLKEFDHHLLSAAEACKLAAAFSPYTPLFVLTAMNIRGTCLLSYSSSSDCPPGMKSSYLCEAKEAFEIGLLTKKCDEPVTGKQELHSFLKAAFGLTTVHQRLYGEMDTVHTASQLCSEAMGKLYTFSTSSRSQEREAVSQEIMSCITRVKEQLQVQSFSNLDDKSYVPEGFKCGLEKPILHGQVDFQKILETYSQHHTSVCEIFESTCGNNKNKQKGTKTGVCITDLKTETKNIDTVSTTEDKPRFEKGMVISSCQMAKNGWEKLRRVGRRNWASSDAFRVSMDEDVETEAESTDHGSGGGAVLNKSLSDSQSSSSWSKLSGCSSSTSWEEVNYHVGDMSARREPSKEEHHVDTQCSTALAEELEMDVGSRAVHPLSSELHGLSLRDDSLESSQSQLHKPMPLTTFPAYNTTGTLLASGAGLLKGAPEGMWEAGNVGSRNTSAHSRPSFGSASWPSDSSWPKNMATYPSIQEEETFEIIDKFPEINCNAKDRHEEEKREEIKGDTGPTFKDSPCWVDPEEETAERAEDMPVDFHIVVDEPLGKSSMIACSTFTPHWLVQNPDSGKSGGSVKEQGVDPDASTVDEESQLLDSTDVHATSTHGSHRPCALRQLRGQGAQIPNSSVSGNTSIPVLSEDCTTTEEANEPGNLLNCSQSSSSSLAWWLESPAISSGSSEGENPWSFLNSSGSSFVSLPGMTTQKILKARTLQPDDFEKLLAGVRHDWLFQRLENTGVFKSRQLHGAHSALLLKYSKKSELWTAQETVVYLGDYLNVKKKGRQRNAFWVHHLHQEETLGRYVGKEYKEQKGLWHHFTDVERQMTAQHYVTEFNKRLYEQNIHTQIFYIPSSILLILEGKTIKGCVSVEPYILGEFVKLSNNTKVVKTEYKATEYGLAYGHFSYEFSNHRDVVVDLQGWVTGNGKGLIYLTDPQIHSVDQKDVTTNFGKRGIFYFFNNQHVECNEICHRLSLTRPSIEKPNNS
- the ALPK1 gene encoding alpha-protein kinase 1 isoform X2; the protein is MESAGSLILDFSIPRTASLKASILARECATAAAIVFLSDRFLYGLDVSGELLQVAQGLHKLQPATPIAPQVVIRQARISVHSGKLLKAEYILSSLISNNGATGTWLYRNENDKVLVQSVCIQIRGQILQKLGMWYEAAELIWVSIIGYLTLPQPDKKGISTSLGILADIFVSMSRKDYEKFKSNPEINLGLLKEFDHHLLSAAEACKLAAAFSPYTPLFVLTAMNIRGTCLLSYSSSSDCPPGMKSSYLCEAKEAFEIGLLTKKCDEPVTGKQELHSFLKAAFGLTTVHQRLYGEMDTVHTASQLCSEAMGKLYTFSTSSRSQEREAVSQEIMSCITRVKEQLQVQSFSNLDDKSYVPEGFKCGLEKPILHGQVDFQKILETYSQHHTSVCEIFESTCGNNKNKQKGTKTGVCITDLKTETKNIDTVSTTEDKPRFEKGMVISSCQMAKNGWEKLRRVGRRNWASSDAFRVSMDEDVETEAESTDHGSGGGAVLNKSLSDSQSSSSWSKLSGCSSSTSWEEVNYHVGDMSARREPSKEEHHVDTQCSTALAEELEMDVGSRAVHPLSSELHGLSLRDDSLESSQSQLHKPMPLTTFPAYNTTGTLLASGAGLLKGAPEGMWEAGNVGSRNTSAHSRPSFGSASWPSDSSWPKNMATYPSIQEEETFEIIDKFPEINCNAKDRHEEEKREEIKGDTGPTFKDSPCWVDPEEETAERAEDMPVDFHIVVDEPLGKSSMIACSTFTPHWLVQNPDSGKSGGSVKEQGVDPDASTVDEESQLLDSTDVHATSTHGSHRPCALRQLRGQGAQIPNSSVSGNTSIPVLSEDCTTTEEANEPGNLLNCSQSSSSSLAWWLESPAISSGSSEGENPWSFLNSSGSSFVSLPGMTTQKILKARTLQPDDFEKLLAGVRHDWLFQRLENTGVFKSRQLHGAHSALLLKYSKKSELWTAQETVVYLGDYLNVKKKGRQRNAFWVHHLHQEETLGRYVGKEYKEQKGLWHHFTDVERQMTAQHYVTEFNKRLYEQNIHTQIFYIPSSILLILEGKTIKGCVSVEPYILGEFVKLSNNTKVVKTEYKATEYGLAYGHFSYEFSNHRDVVVDLQGWVTGNGKGLIYLTDPQIHSVDQKDVTTNFGKRGIFYFFNNQHVECNEICHRLSLTRPSIEKPNNS